Genomic window (Nitrospinota bacterium):
CTCCCCTATCTTTAACTTCTCGGTTTTCATTAACTCCATACCCTCTTTGGTACCGCCACCCCTAAGAAGATAATCCCCCTCTCTTATCCGGTAAACACACTCATCAGCCTCAAGAAGTCGAGCCGCCTGCTTTGCTATCCATGGGAGAAGTTCTTCTCTTGAGACAATAGAGGCAATCTTTTTATCTACTTCAAAAAGGGTCTTTAACTGCCCTGCCTTTTTCTTTAACTCCTCTTCTGCTTTTTTGAATTCTGTAATATCTGTGAGCACACCGAAGCTCCCCTTAAAGTGGCCTTTTGAATCGAATATCCCTTTTGGGGATGCAAGTGTATGAACACGACGGCCATATTTACTTCTCCAAACAAGTTCAAAGGGAGCGGCATCGCCTTTTTTTCTCTCAGCAATCTGTTCCTTCATTAAGGCCTGATAATCCTCAGCTATAAATTCTAACAAGTGATGCCCTAACATCTCATGCTTTGAGTAACCCAACATGTCACTGAACTTACTGTTTACATAAGTCAAGATATAATTCTTGTCAGCTATCCCTAAACCTTCATTCATTGTTTCAACCAGTTTGCGGTATTCTTCCTCGCTTTTCTTCAGTGCCTCTTCTGCTCGCTTACGTCCGATGACGTGCCTTCTCATTGATCGAAGGGCAAAAAACCAGACAAACAATAGGATGGGGATAGTAATCACGATAGATAAAACAGCCAAGAATGCCTGCCGACGTTGCCTGTGAAGGTTCGATTTTGCACGCTCTTGTAAAGCCACGGTGACATTCTTTATTCCTTCGGAGTAAATCCGTTTCTGATTTTCATACTCATCACCAAATAGAAGGAATGCAGCTTTTTCAGGATGGCCCTGGCGCACTAAATCAAAGGCTTGTTTTTCTATTGCGACCAGTTTAAGGTTAGCAGTATTTGTCTGGGCCGCGGCTTCACTCATGAAGATCTTCGGTTCCAGTTTCATTGCCTCCTTGATAGCTGCGTCTAACTTTGGCTCGAAGACTAAATAGCGCTCTTCCCACCATAGGTCGCCTGTGGATGCTGCCATGCGTGCTGACATGGTCAAGACTTCGTCAAGATGCGTAATGATACCGCTTAATTCCTGGAGTCGGAAGTCTGTTAACTTAATTATCTCAAAGTTCCTGTAAGAGTTCCAAACGTGCCAGCCTAACCCTGCAAACACAGCTATGGTAAGAACCAAAGCAGCCGCAAAAACCTTTACTGGGAAAAATCTTAATGATTTATTTTCGGTATGTGTCATGGATTTGCTTTTAGAGAATGGGGAGTTAACCAATCTTTACTATCTCCTCTTTTGATCTGTCTGCTTCAATCAAAGTTAATCTCACTCGCAACTTCTTGGATCTTTGATTTTTATTTTAAACCAAAATCAGATTTTTGTCTAAAAAAGTATGTTATTAACTCTAGGATATTTTTTGTTCAATCCTCAAAGCTCAAAATAAAAATTATAAATAATAATATTTATCGGCTCATTTTCTCTAGAAATCAACTCTTTAAAAAAATTTTTTACTTCTTTTGAAAAATAAGAAATTAAGAAATCCTTCTTAGGAAAGATTTTATGGAAAAGTGTTTAAAGTATTTAAAGTAAGTGTCCGATATATTTTTATAATCATTAAAGTTATAGAAAAAACAAATAAAGGTTTTCTCATGTCTTTAAGCATAAGAGAACAGGAAAAGAAGGATACTCTTGTTTACACTTTTGATAAAGTATTACAGGGTGATCTTTCTGTCAGGGTAGATCTGGAAGGTCTTTCTAAAAAACAGAGCGAATATGGAAAGAGATTAAACATGCTCATTGACATCCTTGAAAAAAGTGAAAAAGAAAAAGATATGTATATTAATATTTTTGGAGATTCATTTTTCTCTTATGAGAGTTATATATATTGCTTCTCAGCCTTTAACCGTATTGGGGATATATTAAATAATACCTTTGATGTTAGCGAGATCTGTAAATCAGCCATTAAGATATGCAAAGAGGAGCTTGATTTTAAAGACTACATCATTGCTTTAAAAAGTAAAGGTAGGCCTGGATTAAAAATTTATAGAGAAGATGGGAAATTAGAATTGGAAGCGAACAGTGAATTTCTGAAGGTAGAGGGAATGATAAATAAAGTATTTAAAAAAGAAGAATCGACATTTATTACACAACATGAAGAAATAAAACACTTTAAAAAGCTTCTATCAAAAAATGATCTCTCTTCTATCCTGCTAGAACCGATTATTTCTAATAAAAAGGCGGTTGGAGCAATAGGGTTTGTCAATGGAAATGAAAAAGGTTTAGATCCAGGATATGAAAAACTGCTTGGAATTTTATCAAATTTTTTCGGACATGTTATTACGATTGCAGATCTCTATAAAGATACAAGGTTAAAGTCGAAAGAGATAAAAAACAGTAAAAATAAATTACAGGCCCTTTTTGATAGTATTTCAGACATGATCCTGGTTGTTAATAGGGATTTTGAGATTACCATGGCAAATTATAAGCTGGCAGAATTTTGCAATACAACTCCTCGGGATATCATAGGTAAAAAGTGCTACTCCTCCTGCTATAAAAAAGAAGATATTTGTCAAGAATGCCCCTCATTGAAGACCTTTGATTCAAAAAAGCCACAGTTCTTAGAATTTACTTTTGGCAATGAAATTCTTCAATTATGGACCTATCCCATGTTTAATTCAGACGGCGAACTTGAGTTTGTTATTGAATATGCAAAGTTTATAACAGAACAAAAAAAACTGGAAAGACAGATACAACAAGCAGAAAAAATGTCTTTAATAGGACATTTGGCCACAACAATAGCCCATGAGATTCGAAATCCATTATCTGGCATCCTTACAACAGCACAACTGTTAGAAGAAGAATTCGACCAAGATGACCAGAGAAAGATGGATATGCAGGATATCACTCAAGAGATTCACAGGATTGAAAAATTAATGAATGAAATGCTTTCATTTTCAAAACCACAGCCTTTACAATTTAACTCTGTTGATATCCACGATATATTAAATACGGCCTTTTCTTTTCTAAAAAAGGATGCCAAAAGACATAATATTGAGATTGTTGAAGATTTTGATAGAACATTACCTAAAATAAAAATAGACCCCAACAGAATACAACAGGTATTTCTTAATCTTATGTTAAATGCCATTGAATCTATGGCAAATGGTGGAAGGCTCAAGATATCAACCAATAGAAGCGAAGAATGGATAGAGATAAAATTTATAGATTCAGGCATAGGAATATCCAAGGAAAATCTCAATAAGATATTCGATCCCTTTTTTAGTACGAAGACCAAAAAAAAAGGAACAGGTCTCGGTTTATCAGTGAGTTATAAAATTATAAAAGACCATAAGGGAGAAATAGAGGTAGAGAGCAAACAGGGAAAAGGGACCACTTTTACAGTAAGGTTAAAAATATGAAAAAGACTATTCTTTTAGTGGATGATGAGGAGCTCATCAGAAAGTCTCTCTGTAAGGCACTTAGCAAGCAGGGATATGAAGTTTTTGCCGTGGATAATGGAAAGGAGGCTCTAAGGCAGTATGAAGATATATGTCCAGATCTTGTCCTCCTCGACATAATACTTCCTGATATGAATGGTTTTGAAATATTAAAAGAGATAAAAAAGATAGATAAAGAGGCTCTTATCGTTATGATTACAGGCGATAGCGGAATAAAAGGAGCTGTAGAAGCGGTAAAATTAGGGGCTTATGATTATGTTGGAAAGCCTATAAATCTTGAAGAGTTAAAATTTACCATAAATAAGGCCTTTGAGAATCTAAAGCTAAAGAGAGAGGTCAAGGCCATTAAGGAAACAAAAAGGGAAAGATATGGATTCGATAAGATTATTAGAAAAAGTCAAAAAATGGAAGAGTTATGCGATCGAGCCAAAAAGGTGGCAGCCAGCAATGCCTCAATAATACTGATCCAAGGAGAGACCGGGACAGGAAAGGAGCTACTAGCACAGGCGTTTCATTACCATAGTTCAAGAAGAGATAAACCTTTTGTTATCGTCAATTGTACTGCGCTTTCAAAGGAGCTTTTAGAAAGCGAATTCTTTGGTCATGAAAAAGGAGCCTTCACAGGGGCTATAAAACTGAGAATTGGGAGATTTGAAATGGCAGATGGTGGCACGATATTTCTGGATGAAATAGGAGATGTGAACATAAGATTGCAGTCCAAACTCTTAAGGGTAATCCAAGAAAGGCAATTCGAAAGGGTTGGGAGCGCTAAGACCATTTCTGTAGATGTCAGGGTTATTGCAGCTACGAATCACGATTTAGAGGTTTCAGTTAATGACGGTCGTTTTAGGGAAGACCTGTATTACAGACTCAAGGTTATTCCCCTTTATATTCCTCCATTAAGAGAAAGAGAAGAAGACATACTGGTGCTGGCAGAAGATTTTATAAAAGAATATAACAAAGAATTTAGAAAAAATATAAGAGGGATTTCTCCAGAGGCTGCTAAGATACTGCAGAATCATGTATGGAAAGGGAATGTGAGAGAGTTAAAAAATATAATAGAGAAGACGGTCCTCTTAGAAAGCGAGGAGATCATAGAGGCAAAAGATCTTCCATTAGATATAAAAAGTTCCGTCAAAGAAAATGAAGACTTTTTTGAGAATGATGAACTGATAACCTTAGATAAAATTGAGAAATATTATGTAGAGAGGGTATTGGAAAAGACGGGCGGAAATAAAAGTAAAGCCGCAAGGATATTAGGTATCACAAGACAAAGGCTTAAAAGAAAATTAAATCCTACTGGAGTCACAACTTAGATTTAAAAAGTTACCCCCTCCATCTCAACTAGTCTATTTCATAACACCACTGGGTTAATTCAAACCTTAAATTATCTATTAAAAATCAAAGGTTTTTCCAAAAGATTAGAAATCTGTTTGAAAGCGTACACAAAAACTTTTGTAAAAAGATAAACTCAGAAATTCTTTTAAAGCCTTCTATCTTTTAACATATTGATAAATAATAAGTTATTATTTTTTTTATTCCTTTTCTCCTATGGCATAAAAATAGCAATAATAAAAGTTTGTTTT
Coding sequences:
- a CDS encoding PAS domain S-box protein, coding for MTHTENKSLRFFPVKVFAAALVLTIAVFAGLGWHVWNSYRNFEIIKLTDFRLQELSGIITHLDEVLTMSARMAASTGDLWWEERYLVFEPKLDAAIKEAMKLEPKIFMSEAAAQTNTANLKLVAIEKQAFDLVRQGHPEKAAFLLFGDEYENQKRIYSEGIKNVTVALQERAKSNLHRQRRQAFLAVLSIVITIPILLFVWFFALRSMRRHVIGRKRAEEALKKSEEEYRKLVETMNEGLGIADKNYILTYVNSKFSDMLGYSKHEMLGHHLLEFIAEDYQALMKEQIAERKKGDAAPFELVWRSKYGRRVHTLASPKGIFDSKGHFKGSFGVLTDITEFKKAEEELKKKAGQLKTLFEVDKKIASIVSREELLPWIAKQAARLLEADECVYRIREGDYLLRGGGTKEGMELMKTEKLKIGE
- a CDS encoding ATP-binding protein, yielding MSLSIREQEKKDTLVYTFDKVLQGDLSVRVDLEGLSKKQSEYGKRLNMLIDILEKSEKEKDMYINIFGDSFFSYESYIYCFSAFNRIGDILNNTFDVSEICKSAIKICKEELDFKDYIIALKSKGRPGLKIYREDGKLELEANSEFLKVEGMINKVFKKEESTFITQHEEIKHFKKLLSKNDLSSILLEPIISNKKAVGAIGFVNGNEKGLDPGYEKLLGILSNFFGHVITIADLYKDTRLKSKEIKNSKNKLQALFDSISDMILVVNRDFEITMANYKLAEFCNTTPRDIIGKKCYSSCYKKEDICQECPSLKTFDSKKPQFLEFTFGNEILQLWTYPMFNSDGELEFVIEYAKFITEQKKLERQIQQAEKMSLIGHLATTIAHEIRNPLSGILTTAQLLEEEFDQDDQRKMDMQDITQEIHRIEKLMNEMLSFSKPQPLQFNSVDIHDILNTAFSFLKKDAKRHNIEIVEDFDRTLPKIKIDPNRIQQVFLNLMLNAIESMANGGRLKISTNRSEEWIEIKFIDSGIGISKENLNKIFDPFFSTKTKKKGTGLGLSVSYKIIKDHKGEIEVESKQGKGTTFTVRLKI
- a CDS encoding sigma-54 dependent transcriptional regulator; translation: MKKTILLVDDEELIRKSLCKALSKQGYEVFAVDNGKEALRQYEDICPDLVLLDIILPDMNGFEILKEIKKIDKEALIVMITGDSGIKGAVEAVKLGAYDYVGKPINLEELKFTINKAFENLKLKREVKAIKETKRERYGFDKIIRKSQKMEELCDRAKKVAASNASIILIQGETGTGKELLAQAFHYHSSRRDKPFVIVNCTALSKELLESEFFGHEKGAFTGAIKLRIGRFEMADGGTIFLDEIGDVNIRLQSKLLRVIQERQFERVGSAKTISVDVRVIAATNHDLEVSVNDGRFREDLYYRLKVIPLYIPPLREREEDILVLAEDFIKEYNKEFRKNIRGISPEAAKILQNHVWKGNVRELKNIIEKTVLLESEEIIEAKDLPLDIKSSVKENEDFFENDELITLDKIEKYYVERVLEKTGGNKSKAARILGITRQRLKRKLNPTGVTT